In Oncorhynchus nerka isolate Pitt River linkage group LG21, Oner_Uvic_2.0, whole genome shotgun sequence, the genomic window GCTCATGGGGCACTAGCCAGAACCGCTCATGGGGCAGGAGCCAGAACGGCTCATAGGGTAGGGGCCATCTCCTGTTTACTGAAGCATGAGGCAGAAACAGGTGACATGGTATTATgtgcactgctcaaaaaaataaagggaacacttaaacaacacaatgtaactccaagtcaatcacacttctgtgaaatcaaactgtccacttaggaagcaacactgattgacaaatttcacatgctattgtgcaaatggaatagacaacaggtggaaattatatgcatttagcaagacacccccagtaaaggagtggttctgcaggtggtgaccacagaccacttctcagttcctatgcttcctggctgatgttttggtcacttttgaatgctggcggtgctttcactctagtggtagcatgagacggagtctacaacccacacaagtggctcaggtagtgcagcttatagaggatgggacatcaatgcgagctgtggcaagaaggtttgctgtgtctgtcagcgtagtgcccagagcatggaggcgctaccaggagacaggccagtacatcaggagacgtggaggaggccgtaggagggcaacaacccagcagcaggaccgctacctccgcctttgtgcaaggaggagcaggaggagcactgccagagctctgcaaaatgacctccagcaggccacaaatgtgcatgtgtctgctcaaacggtcagaaacagactccatgagggtggtatgagggcccgacgtccacaggtgggggttgtgcttacagcccaacaccgtgcaggacgtttggcatttgccagagaacaccaagattgacaaattcgccactggcgccctgtgctcttcacagatgaaagcaggttcacactgagcacatgtgacagacgtgacagtctggagacgccgtggagaaagttctgctgcctgcaacatcctccagcatgaccggtttggcggtgggtcagtcatggtgtagagtggcatttctttgggggggccgcacagccctccatgtgctcgccagaggtagcctgactgccattaggtacagagatgagatcctcagaccccttgtgagaccatatgctggtgcggttggccctgggttcctcctaatgcaagacaatgctagaccttatgtggctggagtgtgtcagcagttcctgcaagaggaaggcattgatgctatggactggccagacctgaatccaattgagcacatctgggacatcatgtctcgctccatccaccaacgccacgttgcaccacagactgtccaggagttggcggatgctttagtccaggtctgggaggagatccctcaggagaccatccgccacctcatcaggagcatgcccaggcgctgtagggaggtcatacaggcacgtggaggccacacacactactgagcttcattttgacttgttttaaggacattacatcaaagttggatcagcctgtagtgtggttttccactttcattttgagtgtgactccaaatccagacctccatgggttgataaatttgatttccattgataatttgtgtgattctgttgtcagcacattcaactatgtaaagaataaAGTATTTAATaacaatatttcattcattcagaactaggatgtgttattttagtgttcccttcatttttttgagcagtgtatattattaGTTGTGTTTGTTTCCTGTTTGGTTCCCAGGAAGAGTAGGGTAAGTACTTAATATACACAACTTAATCAACTAATCAAAAGTATACAATACAGTTATTCAGTAATAAATCATTTTGAATAAAAAGGTACACCAGTTTAATTTCCATGGCAACTATGCAGCCACATTTATTTGCAAAACCGTTCATCATCCTTACAATCAACTCAGCAGCTTATACCACATACAGGTAGTGCTTATAATACCCTGAATAATGATTCTTCTCCTTGACCTTTTATTTAATAAAAGGGCGTagaaacagagaaaaatgtcatgCATTGGTTTTCATCCCTCTTGCAGTGAGCATAGGGAATGTCTCAGTGTAAATACATTAAGAATTTTGTCCTTTACAAAAATATAAGACAACAAAAAACAGAATATTATTTACAAACAAATGGGTATAAATAAAATTGTGAATATGAACTCTTTTTTTATTAAGCCTGTATGGATTTTGCTTTATGTGGATACATTTAAGTTTACTGGAGTTCAAAGTTAGTAAGTCACAAGTTAACATAACCACTTATCAAAGTGATTCAGATGAAAGATATTTTAGCCCTTTGCGGCATTCCCCCCAAAATCCTACTGATACTTCAAGATAAATCATGATACCGGTAAAAAGCCAGGCACATATTGGTTACTCACAGGGTCACTCAGGGCAAAGGGCCCTGGATGGATCAACACACCATTGGCTCTCTGATCAGCATTAAAAGGTAGACTCAGCTAAATGACATTGCCACGAGCAGCACGGCAGATATGGAGATGATCAAGATGCAAGACTTCACTCTCACACAGTATCTGTGTTCACTTCACACTGTTCACAGCCTGGTAGCCACGGGACAATAACAGCATAGAAGTAGAGCCTCACGCTTAGTTGTTATGGAAGTCCCCCCCCCCATGTggtttactttctgcatctacgtcatattgCTGAGTATACCTTTAAACTGCAAAGTGAGGGAGAGCAGTCTGATATTGCACCCATTATTCTGAAATGAAACCAGTGAAATCTACAATGACTCTTTGCTATAACAGCTTGACCCCATTTGCTTTTAAATCAATCATATGAGCACAGACCAGACTGGTGTTATACATTCTGGTGCCAAACAGGACAAGGACCCAAGTcaacagacagagcaacacacagaaGAAGACCAACAGATGGAtgatcggcaggtagcctagtggttagagcgttggactagtaaccgaaaggttgcaagatcgaatccccgagctgacaagttcaaatctgtcgttcgacccctgaacaaggcagttaacccactgttcctaggctgtcattgaaaataagaatgttcttaactaACCTTCCTAATAAAATCattaaaacagacacacacaaatacttTGCCAGAGTGCAGAGAgctaataataaaataaaataaattagctGCAGTTTCAATATTTTACATTATCTATTTGTTGGCAAATCTGTGTGAGATTTGGAAAGAATAATCACTCAATGTGTTTCTGAGCCATATCAAaccagggtcatgttcagtaagcagcaaaaaaaaaaaaaaaagacaaacaaGAAAGGACAACATGAGCTTGTTCAAGAAAAAAACTCAAATTTTCGGTTTCCGCTGCAAAACGTTTTCCATCGCATGCCctaaatgaacacaacccagacaTAGGCTATAAGTATTGAAGAGGGACAAAGTCAACGGACAGGCATAATAACACAATCCCAAACACAAACTCCCAAAACATTAAAGACGAATCACGTAAGAGGTCAGTGCAAAACAAATCCGCTGGAAAACAAGCCGACCGATTACCACGTATGTACAATAAGTCTTGACTTAAATAGTGAATCTGTTCAGAGTCCTCATACTCTCTTGTAGTGTTGACAGGAAGGTGAGTGATGAAGTCACAGCTTGAAGTCCAAGAGGCTGTATGGAGAGAAATAGTCAtgtctttttgtaggcactaactccgcCATGGTTCGATGAACAAAGCCTATGGGGAAAATGACTGTCGTTTTTAGATAAACactgaaaataaggtctgtggtaaacacagggTTAGGAGATCTTGTACGTTTTGTTCTAGGAGATCATCTTCATCAGTTAACGTCACtttgtgaattttgaagcatttatgtaatAAAAAAAGCACATgaataaaggtcatgttaactgactgatattatctcatagaacaaagtGTActgtataagatctcctaagcctgtgttaacctctgaCCTTATTTTCAGTGTTTATCCCAAAACCCCATTCTTTCCCCATAGGAAaggctgaacgaaccagaggtaactcaCTTCCGggttttaggactacaagctaGCGAGCTCTACTGGTCACAGTGGGTGGTAGCTGTGGGTTTTAACGGCGACCCACAAGATGGCGATAGGGGGCTATGAAAGAGTGAAAGCCATATTGGACTCCCTCACAGCTCTTACAGTTCCTGTTGTGCGTTTATGCATCTCCAAATTGGGAACCCCGAGCGCCCCATATAGCGATAGCATTAGGCCCAATGGGAGGCCTCAGAAGTTCCTCCCTCGCCCCTCACTAGGTGATGTTACAGTTACTTTTGCTGCTACTAGTCTTGGGGGGGCTCGACGGCGGTTTAAAGGACTTGGAGCGTTTGAGACTGTTTcccttgctgctgttgttgttgccgcTCACGCCGCCGCCCGCCGCATTGGTGGCCACGGAGTAGGAGCGTCCATGCATCATGACAGCATTCATTCCGTTGGCCATGGAGAAGGACTTGAGGTGGGACTTGATGGCCACGGGGAGAGGCAGCTTGTCAATGAGGTGGACGGGGGTGCATGAGACGATGGAGCGGCAACACAGGTCCTGGAGGCTGAACACTGGTGGGGAGGGGGATGGACAGGGAAGGACATAGTCAAGTTGTATTACATTCTATAACTGTATAGCATAGGACATGACAACAATGTAGTTGTGTTGCTGGTTTATTTTGCAGGTGGGACAGCTGCTGTTGCGTCAATGACGAGGAGAGCCCAGTGCGCTTTGACCCATCAAATGAGAACCCAGCAAGCAAGAGACAACCCCCTTTCATTATTCCAAATAAacgcagcaaaaaaagaaacgtcctctcactgtcaactgcgtttattttcagcaaagttaacgtgtaaatatttgtatgaacataacattcAAGAGCTGACatgcaaactgaacaagttccacagatatgtgactaacagaaatggaataatgtgtccctgaacaaagggggggggggtcaaaatcaaaagtaacagtcagtatctggtgtggccaccagctgcattaagtactgcagtgcatctcctcatggactgcaccatatttgcccgttcttgctgtgagatgttacccaactcttccaccaaggcacctgcaagttccctgacatttctggggggaatggccctagccatcaccctctgatccaacaggtcccagacatgctcaatgggattgagatccgggctcttcgctggcaatggcagaacactgacattcctgtcttgcaaggattcacgcacagaacgagcagtatggctggtgacattgtcatgctggagggtaatgtcaggatgagcctgcaggaagggtatgacatgagggaggaggatgtttccctgtaacgcacagcgttgagattgcctgcaatgacaacaagctcagtccgatgatgctgtgacacaccgccccagtccatgacggaccctccacctccaaatcgatcccactccagagtacaggtttCGGTGTAACGCTCTTTCCTTCGACTAAACGCGAATCTgatcatcacccctggtgagacaaaaccgcgattcgtcagtgaagagcactttttgccagtcctgtctggtccagtgacgatgggtttgtgtccataagcgacgttgttgccggtgatgtctggtgaggaactgccttacaacaggcctacaagccctcagtcctaCCTCTCTCACGCTACTACGGACAGTCTGAgccctgatggagggattgtgtgttcttGGTGtacctcgggcagttgttgccatcctgtacctgtcccacaggtgtgatgtacAGATGTAACAACACCTGAACGGGATcggtacatgtggtctgccactgcgaggacgatcagctgtccatcctgtctccctgtagcgctgtcttaggagtctcacagtacggacattgtaatttattgccTTGGCCACATCTGTGGTCCTCATGCCTAcatttgcagcatgcctaaggcacgttcacgcagatgagcagggaccctgggcatcttacttttggtgtttttcagagtcagtagaaaggcctctttagtgtcctacgttttcataactgtgaccttaattgcctaccgcctgtaagctgttagtgtctaaatgtccgttccacaggtgcatgttcattaattgtttatggttaattgaacaagcatgcctaacagtgtttaaaccctttacaatgaatatctgtgaagttatttggatttttacaaatgatctttgaaagacagggtcctgaaaaagggacgtttctttttttgctgagtttagatataTTCCATATATCAATCAAATCAAAGAATTGAAGGGTAGCAACATAAAATAACAAACAAGCCCAAGTTTCCTCACACCAACAATAACCTTTGACCTTTCCCATTGTTTTAATGCACCCTAAGACTTCCCAACCAAAGACCCTACAGTGGCTGTAACTTTAGTCTTCCCTGGTCTCCTCACCTCGGTTTGGTCTCCAGAACTTCTCCATGCCGTGCCTCATCAGCACGATGCGCGACAGCTCCGTGAACGACTCGATGACGTTGAAGTTGCACAGAGGGCTGACCTCAAAGAAGGTCATGCCGTTCTTCTCGGCGTAGGCGCGGGCCTGCTCCGTGGGCACCTGTCTCTTATAGGCCAGGTGGAGCCGGTTGCCTACTAGGATGCGGGGCACCCCCGGGGCATGCtgggggaaaggagagaaagcAATAGAAGGATGATATTGAGAGAAGGGGTTGTTTTGTTAACAACTCCCATCTTGTTTACGATTCCTTGAATCAAATCACACACAAACCCTGTTCGAACAGGAAACACACCGGCCTTCTCAAAGCAGGAAAGGAAACAGGAAGAGCAGAATTCTGTATTGTATTCTGTAAATACATTTGCATGTCCAGGAATTTCTCTTGGTGAAATGGTGCAGCTACTAGGCCTATATGAAACCATCTTTAGACtactcttcacacacacaccaaaagttaggcaccaaacagaatttAAGGAACAGAAAaaccagaagaagaaaaaaatagattttagattctgaTTTAGCTTAGAATATATTTATCAGGCATATGCATTCTACCTTTGAAGCATCTCTTTGAGAGGACTATCTATCCCTTTTTCCGGTGCCATCCAAATGTGTGCACAGACAAGGTACCAtgatgctagctagccagccaggtaGCATGGGTAAACAAGGTTGTTTGTTATCAAACCAAAAACTTGCGGCCGCGAGTAGTTTAAAACGGCCGGCTACAATGGTTGAAAATATTATATAAAAATGTGCACCAATtcacgggagagaggggagaaggtagCTCCGGTAACATGGGGCATAACTTTTGAGTGGCTTTCAGTGTTGTAAAGACGCAAGCATGACTGTCACTTTGCTCTGTTTTTCCTCTCTGGCAGTGGCACTCAAGAGGCTGCGTGACAGAGAAGCCTAGTCAGACTGGCCCTGCTTG contains:
- the LOC115127794 gene encoding ras-related protein Rab-40C — translated: MRGMMATQGSPVKSYDYLLKFLLVGDSDVGKGEILDSLQDGSAESPYPYSSGIDYKTTTILLDGRRVKLELWDTSGQGRFCTIFRSYSRGAQGILLVYDITNGWSFDGIDRWIREIDEHAPGVPRILVGNRLHLAYKRQVPTEQARAYAEKNGMTFFEVSPLCNFNVIESFTELSRIVLMRHGMEKFWRPNRVFSLQDLCCRSIVSCTPVHLIDKLPLPVAIKSHLKSFSMANGMNAVMMHGRSYSVATNAAGGGVSGNNNSSKGNSLKRSKSFKPPSSPPKTSSSKSNCNIT